In the Saccharococcus thermophilus genome, CTGTTTATTGTATCCGAGTTTGCGATTGCGGAAGATTATGAAAACGCTCCGGAAGATGCGCAAAAATTGGCCAATGTGGCCGTCGTCGTCAAACCGGCGGAAGGAGAAACATGCGAGCGTTGCTGGGTGGTAACGCCGGAAGTAGGAGAAGATGCGGATCATCCGACATTATGTCCTCGTTGCGCCCATATTGTGAAAGAACATTATTCCGCTTAATGCTGGCGGAGTTGCCGAAACTGCGGCGGCTCCGCTATTTTTATCGCATCATTCAATTGTCTATCATTACCTGATTATGCTACAATGCATTAGGTATGATAAACGTGAGTGGGGGTATTATGGTGATATACTATATCATTGCGCTGGCGATCATCGCCATCGATCAGTGGACAAAATGGCTTATCGTGAAGTATATGCGGCTCGGGGAAAGCATTGCCATTATTCCGAACGTGCTTTACATTACGTCCCATCGCAACCGCGGTGCAGCGTGGGGCATTTTACAAGGACAGTTTTGGCTTTTTTATTTGATTACCGTTATTGTTGTCGTCGGACTCATCGTGTATATCCAGCGCTTACCGCGCGGAGAAAGGCTGTTTGGCGTTGCCCTTGGCTTGATGCTCGGCGGGGCGCTCGGCAATTTTATTGATCGTCTTTTCCGTAAAGAAGTGGTCGATTTTATCCATACGTATATTGGTACATACAGCTTTCCGGTATTTAATATTGCCGATTCAGCGCTGACGATTGGCGTTGTTCTTCTTTTTATCAAAGTGTTTTTCTTCGCGACACCAGAAAAGGAGAATCAGTAAATGGAAGTCATTCAGTTTCACATTGACGAAGAATACGACAACGAACGCATTGACAAGGTCATTGCCGCGTTAAATGAAGAATGGTCGCGTTCGAAAGTACAGCAGTGGATCAAGAACGGACTCGTCACCGTCAACGATCGGTCTGTGAAAGCGAATTACAAATGCGAAGCAGGGGATGTGGTCGTTATCCGTCCGCCGGAGCCGGAGCCGCTCCATGTCGAGCCGGAAAATATCCCGCTTGATATTTATTATGAGGATGCGGATGTGCTTGTCGTCAACAAACCGCGCGGCATGGTCGTCCATCCAGCTCCCGGGCATATGCGCGGCACGCTCGTCAACGCTTTGCTTGCCCACTGCACGGATTTGTCCGGCATTAACGGCGTGCTGCGCCCAGGCATTGTTCATCGCATTGATAAAGATACGTCCGGCTTATTGATGGTGGCTAAAAACGATATAGCGCATCAGTCGCTTGTCGATCAGCTCGTGAAAAAAACGGTGACGCGCAAGTATAAAGCGATTGTTCATGGAGTGATTCCGCACGATTACGGCACGATTGACGCGCCGATCGGCCGCGATAAGCGAGACCGCAAAAAAATGGCGGTCACCGAGGAAAATGGAAAAGAGGCGGTCACTCATTTCCGCGTGCTCGAACGTTTCCGTCATTATACGTTTATCGAATGCCAGCTGGAAACAGGAAGAACGCATCAAATCCGCGTCCATATGAAGTATATCGGCTATCCGCTTGCCGGCGACCCGCAATACGGGCCGAAAAAGACACTGCCGATCGACGGACAAGCGCTGCATGCCGGCGTGCTCGGATTTACGCATCCGCGCACCGGCGAATATTTGGAATTTGAAGCGCCGCTTCCGCCTGAATTCGAAGAGATTTTACAATGGCTGCGAAAAAATGATTGACAACGCCGTCAAGACCACATACAATGAAATCAAGTGAATAAGAACCTTTAAATTCAGTCCTGTGAGGCTGAGAAGGGGTCGGATCAAGGAAATAAAAGGCATGGCATGTCCTTATTGTGTGTACGAACGGTTCCTCTCGCTTCTCAGGCGGGAGGATTTTTTTGTGGAGGTGAAGCGACATGCAAAAGGCCATCGTGATGGATGAACAGGCGATTCGCCGCGCTCTGACGCGGATTGCCCATGAAATTATCGAGCGCAATAAAGGAATTGAAGACTGTGTGTTGATCGGCATTAAAACACGCGGCATTTATTTAGCGAAACGGCTGGCAGAGCGGATTGAACAAATTGAAGGCAGTTCCATTCCAGTCGGTGAGTTGGATATCACCTTGTATCGTGATGACTTAACGGTCAAAACAGCGGATCACGAGCCGCTGGTGAAAGGAACGAACGTAC is a window encoding:
- the pyrR gene encoding bifunctional pyr operon transcriptional regulator/uracil phosphoribosyltransferase PyrR; its protein translation is MQKAIVMDEQAIRRALTRIAHEIIERNKGIEDCVLIGIKTRGIYLAKRLAERIEQIEGSSIPVGELDITLYRDDLTVKTADHEPLVKGTNVPFEVTNKKVILVDDVLFTGRTVRAAMDAVMDLGRPARIQLAVLVDRGHRELPIRADFVGKNVPTSSSELIVVELTEVDELDQVSIHEK
- a CDS encoding RluA family pseudouridine synthase, with protein sequence MEVIQFHIDEEYDNERIDKVIAALNEEWSRSKVQQWIKNGLVTVNDRSVKANYKCEAGDVVVIRPPEPEPLHVEPENIPLDIYYEDADVLVVNKPRGMVVHPAPGHMRGTLVNALLAHCTDLSGINGVLRPGIVHRIDKDTSGLLMVAKNDIAHQSLVDQLVKKTVTRKYKAIVHGVIPHDYGTIDAPIGRDKRDRKKMAVTEENGKEAVTHFRVLERFRHYTFIECQLETGRTHQIRVHMKYIGYPLAGDPQYGPKKTLPIDGQALHAGVLGFTHPRTGEYLEFEAPLPPEFEEILQWLRKND
- the lspA gene encoding signal peptidase II — its product is MVIYYIIALAIIAIDQWTKWLIVKYMRLGESIAIIPNVLYITSHRNRGAAWGILQGQFWLFYLITVIVVVGLIVYIQRLPRGERLFGVALGLMLGGALGNFIDRLFRKEVVDFIHTYIGTYSFPVFNIADSALTIGVVLLFIKVFFFATPEKENQ